The DNA segment GTATAAcagttgaaaaaaaaatatatattcaattaaaataaaacaattatcataataataaatatttatgtttttattattggAAAATTTTCcacattataatttttttttgttctttcACATTTTgtatgcatacatacatatagaAAAATGATGAGAAttgggaaaaataaaaaagaaatcgTTTTACGCAATAAGGGATGCGgatgtatttttaatatacaaaaaacaATTCcggatattatttttctctattttattatatcataTAGTAATATCACATATTgaaaatttatcatttttgtaaaataaaaaaaaaataattatcatgCATACAAAATGCTTAAGCCCCCAAATATCAACTTAAATTaagcatatatttattttactaatttagtatatttttaattaattagttaatatcatatataatattattgttatatttttagtgattacaatttttaacaCTACATTggatgtatatatatatactctTGTAGATAgccatatattattattttattattaaagcaaaaaaaaaaaaatttcccAATTGCTTTTTAATTACAacgtatattttttatctttaatacatgtttttccaattttgttaaaatataaaaattataaaaaagctACTATTTggctaatatatattttgcatattcatttttattcatttatatatttttactatttctattactattcctactattacattattattattattataatcatattttttatcatattgaattattatatatatacatgcatcCACATTTTCCATTCctttaatttttatcttGTTCATAAATTTTACATTCCTCTGAGTgctcatttatttattcataattGATATACATGTTATTTTTACATGGTTcatttatatgaaaataagtTATATTCTTTAAGTTTGGCACgtcttataaatataaaacaatagACTGGTCTATAcctatctatatatatatctatgtATGCATAActttatatgtattaataatattacacATTTTCGCTAGCCAGGAAATTGAtatgatttatattttatgacatgaacatgttcatatttatatgcactattttataatagttttatgtacatatatgaatatttacTCACTCTTTgatgtattaatatttttttgtattattttttgagtCACTCCTCCATTGTTAACTTCCTTTTTCAGTTTTATCCACATTAACATGTCAGAATAATTTAGTagctttttattattttttttttgttccaATGATGGCATTCCTaaattgcatatataaataatatgcaattaaataagctacataattatatttatcaattGTGTGCaattaatgttttttttttttttttttttttttttcactctCTATATCTATTGCCAAAGCACTATATTCGCTTATTATCATGAACAAAGGGTGGCATATaaatttaacaatttttgATTATAGTTAgtacacacacacatataaatatatatatataaatatataaatatatatataccaaattttttaacaaacCAAGAATGAATAACCAAGACATATGTATATAGGATATGCCAATAACATagtaaaaataagaaaagtaaaaatttatgaaatatacaactgaaaatataaaaggagGAGGTGGGAAGTTATATTTgaatttgatatattttgatcacatatttttttcctgtatatatttaaatatacatggattatttttaaataaaattaagacatttttaaattttatattataaatatgaatattataaaatatatttaattataaaaccccccaaaaaaaaaaattgaataatcctataattttaaaaaaagtaaataaatttataaaaaaaaaaacccaaaataattaattaaatcCGAACttaaaagtaaaataaaatggaagAACATTCATATTACGAGTTTAGGGATAAcctaattataaatattatcagaACGAATGATGTCAATAAACCATTTTACAGCTATACAGTAagttatttttcttttcaaaaaaaaaaaaacatgaacatgcaataatattttcatataaccatatatacataaattatatgCTCATTTTGTTGCTACTATATTCATAACTAATTTTGAACAAgatttgaattatttagaACCCCTCTCCCGTTTCTTTTATATTCCATCTTATGTGAAAATACGAttgcaaatatatattatatgtattgaTATATTCGTGTGacattgttattttttctgAACAGGAATACATTCTCGAGTTTAAAGTTCTGAACAGTcagaaaattttgaaaaaaagaTTTTCAGATTTCGTAGCTTTTTATGAAAAACTAAAAGATGAGTTGTATACAAAATTTAATGAGAATTTAGAAAAGGTAATttcaataaattaatttagtgaaaagatgaaataaattgtactgaattatatatgtaaatataattaGCACCATTTCTTGCTATTTAAacacttttatatttttattttatcagaTTGCCGTTATTCCAACAAAGAAGGTCTTTGGTAGATTAAACTACAATTTTGTTGAAGAGTAAGTTTTGCACaaaataatttgtatatatccatgtatatataatagaaaacgcTATTATAAGTATGTAGGTTaatgtctatatttttatttttcacttcattttcattttcgcctcattttcattttcattttcacttCATTTTCGcctcattttcattttcattttcacttCATTTTCGcctcattttcattttcacttCATTTTCACTTCATTTTCAACGTTGCAGGAGAAGGCAAAAGCTTGAATTGTTTTTGAGAAACGTTACAAAATACAAAAAAGCATATTTGtgtgatattttttatgtgttTTTATCTTTAGACAATATTACAAAATACCTTTATAAGTTAATGTGTACAGAAACTAATGATGCTATAAGCATTGAAAATTTATtgaaacaaataaattatattttattcatgTCAAGAAATAATACGTTGAGAAGCGCAGAATGTGATATaatcaattttttattttatcttaagaataatttaaaattaaataatgatgtaaaattttttattttaaatatttttctccACCATTTAACATATACAAAAAACTCAGAAAATTTATTGAATGTTCCGCTGATGAAGTTTGCTTTTGAGGTTATTTACGATAATTTGAAAGgtatgctttttttttttttttttttttcgcagTTTGTTTGTGCgaaatttttatatgaacatgttcatatttttctgaCTGTTCAGAAAAAATATCACTTGTAtcgttttttattatttaatttgatcacataataattgttttaatttattatacagGTAAACAAATCAATGAGATATTGCTAAAGACCGCTTCCGAGATTATCCTTAGAATCGcggataaaaaaaatgaagtatTTTTAGAGTATCTAAAAATCTACAATTTCAAAGAAATTTGttccatttttaatattataaataagaaaaaggaaaaagaaaaaaaaaaaaaacagaaaaaaaaagaaaaaaaaacaaatacacttaaaatagataatatatcatgtaatatatatatattaatttctttactattattatcatctatACATATACCAGAAATTCAAGATTTTTTTTctgtaaaatataataatacaaataaaggAATACAAATTTTAGGATATATGTATGAAAGcctaaatataaatatacaaatcATATGTTGTATAATACTttctttattaattataaataaaaaaataatagatgAAGATAcgataaataaaacaaaaatgtcAATATTGTTAATACAAAATGAAATtcaaaacataaaaaatgtagatTACCAATTAATCGAAATCATATGtagtaaaaaaaacataattatattaaatagcattttagaatatttattacaaaataaagaaatagaaTATAACTTAATATTAGACAGTAATGAATgtttagaaaaatatataattaatgatGATCTGTTTGAAAAAGATTtgttttatgaaaaaaaaatagaaaacgCAGATTTTCGTAATAACGATATAATTttacaatttattttatatattataaatattggcataaatgaattttttttattaaaaaaaaataataaatatattatgaaaaataagttgcttaaaatgaaaataagaaGGAAAGAAATAgagagagaaaaaaaattgttaaaacagagaaaaaaaaagttaaaaaacccaaaaaaagaaaataacatCGAAAAGAAAGAAGATATGTACACAAATTGGGATATTGAAAGTGTTGATAAAAGTGGTTACGAAAATGGcagaaaaaatggaaaaaatggcAAGAATGGCaagaatggaaaaaatggCAAAAATAGCAAACATGGCAAACGTGGCAAAGAACAATATACTTCTGAATCGACAGATTCTGGGCAAAGTGACAGTTCTGCTTATTCTGCTTCTAACAATATTAATCGTAAAAGCATAACAACATATAACAAAGATAAAGATGgtgttataaataataataataaatctggttttaaaaataaacttgaagaagaagaagaaatgAAATTATCGGAAAGTTCCTATATTTCTGAATTGTATTCATTTACTAGCGAATACGAAAATGCAAACGACAGCAGTGTCGACCAAAACAAGGATGGAGAAGATGGTCATAAAAAAGATGGTCATAAAAAAGATGGTCATAACAAAGATAGTCATAAAAAAGATAATCGTAACAAAGACAGTCATAAAAAAGATAATCGTGATAAGGATGAAGAAGGTAATGACGATAGAGATAGTCCTGATAAAGATTCATTTTGTTTTGGCGATCTTGACGAATTTAAGAAAATTGTATACGAAGATGAGTTTAGCATAGAATCGGCAAGCCTAAAAGATGATCTCGAACAGtttgaaaattttgaaaattttgaaaattttgaaaatggGGAAAATGACGAAAATAGCGAAAATGGCGAAAATGGCGAACAGTTTGAATCGCTGAGTGTTGATAGTGAAGATGAGGGAAAAGAGAATAAAGATAgagtatataaaattaaagaaaaaataaaattattaaaagagaATCGAAAAAAATTTGCAAGAAAAATAAGAAGAATAAATGAACAaatcatattaatattatgtaatgaaaatatgataagtaatatatataaatgtgcttatataaataattataaaataaaaatatatgcttGTATAATTCTATgttatattcaaaatattagAGAGCTAATCACAAATAAgcatttacaaaataaatatatacaaaataaaacaaacgTAAAAGGGAATGAGAAAAGGATATTAGCTATAACTAATATTGGAGATAAATTTAGTGAAGATGAAGATACAACttatcataatttatatggagttaataataatattggaAAATAccaaaataatgaaatatataattgtggaaatatagaaaatagacaaaatgaagaaataaatataacagATAATAATAGTGCCCATGATCCagattataaacaaaattatgaatTAGGCATAAATGAAAAAGTAGATGCATCACCTCCAGATtcaatgataataaaaaaaaataataaatattttatatgtagtGTAGAACaagattattataattatatatacaaattccATATTATCAATACattgttatattatttatttaatgattCTTGTTTTTATGAACACATATTTTATGGTGTTAAAACGTTTATTAACAGCCAATCTAGAATTATGAAtcttaattattttaaaatcaaaaataaaaaaaataaaaaaaaaaataaaaaaaaaaaaaaaaaaaaaaaaaacatacaaAATGACACACGAAATGACATGCGAAATTCCAGTAGACAAGATCAGAAATCTGATTCTACAAGTTCCTATTCCagtgatgaaaatgataaagaaaataattcgATTACAAACATATCcaaaacaaacaaaattaaaaatgttaataaagtAGGGTCTATTAGTAGTTTAAACAGTAGCTATAGTGATACCGAAAAACAAAagtgtaaaaataaatataaaaaaaattcaatcGAAGAAGATGAAGGAAGATACACAACAGAGTCAGCACATCTAGACAATAATGATAACGAAGTGGGTAATGAagcaaatataaatttatcacaaaataaaatagtacCATACACAGAgtctaaaatatataaccaTATAAATAACGTTTTCAATTATGTAGAGAATTTGAAAAAACTTGGATATCTTAACAACATTAttgttaatttatatatggatattagtaataaattaaagaaaataaattttgaatttttatttaaaattataagaaataaatttgaagaaaaaagaaaaacaattaacaatataaataaacttaaaaaaaaatatgaacatgttaatattatttataatgattatatacaattacaatatgaatataataaatgtatgAATATTGGagataaattatatgatgaatttgaagaaattgaaaaaaaaagaaaaaaattaatgaaaaatcataaaattaTGCATTTAAATGTAAGTCGTTATAGAAAAGATCTTATTCAAATTGAAAAAACAATTGAAGAGACaccatatattaaaaattgtctaaatgaaaaattaaataaaattaaaacaaatatattaatgtataaaaaagataaaaaaaaattatcactttttttaatattacataaaatatatttagataattataattatgtatatactaaattaaaaaatatggatacaTTTATAGAAAATTTAGAATTGTTAGGAAatgaatttgaaaaaaatatgaacttaataataaatgaatttaCTTATTTAATTTCAAATGATTTAGTTCttgtaaatttattaaaagataaacttaatataataataaattgtgAAGATATATCTAtgcttttaaaaaaagaaaaatttatgtatagtattgattataaaatatgtaatgaaaataatctttatattataaataaaggTACTGATCTTTTTGAAAATCaagatatttattatttaagaAATTTACCAAATAATACTAATACCtcaaataataacaattttattaatacaaaatatgtgaaaaatacaaatattgATTTTGCTGATCAAAATGAAGCTTTTAGTAGTTATGGGGATGgaaataattatgatgaatataaaaatttagataataatatttcagataatataaatttaagaaCAACTACTACTAACAAATGGGGAGCACAATCTGAATTAGTACACAATTTAGACAAAGATGGTCATAATGATGGTCATAATGATGGTCATAATGTTGATCATAATGATGATCATAATGATGATCATAATGTATCAGAATATTATGAACAGacaggaaaaaataatacaactAGCCAATATGGAGAATATTATGAACAGacaggaaaaaataatacaactAGCCAATATGGAGAATATTATGAACAGACAGGAAAAAATAACACAACTAGCCAATATGGAGAATATTATGAACAGACAGGAAAAAATAACACAACTAGCCAATATGGAGAATATTATGAACAGACAGGAAAAGATGAAGTGATAGGAGAAATTGGAGAAGGAATAgaagataatgaaaattttcaTGGAAATGGAAACTTAGATGATGTTACAATATTAAGTGATGATGacgatgatgatgataataataatgaaataaaaaataaaatagatgaatttaacaattttaaaaatataggtACTTATGGTATTTCTCCTGaagatattaaaattaataatgataaaattagTCAAAAACAGTTCTACGAAATATTGGAAATCTTAAAACGTCGAAGAGCACACATTGAAAAAATCACATCCCCTGAaaataatcatatatataaaaacatacATAAATTTAACAACTTCCTAAACAAATGCGGTCAGAAAATA comes from the Plasmodium yoelii strain 17X genome assembly, chromosome: 6 genome and includes:
- a CDS encoding phosphoinositide-binding protein, putative, with amino-acid sequence MEEHSYYEFRDNLIINIIRTNDVNKPFYSYTEYILEFKVLNSQKILKKRFSDFVAFYEKLKDELYTKFNENLEKIAVIPTKKVFGRLNYNFVEERRQKLELFLRNVTKYKKAYLCDIFYVFLSLDNITKYLYKLMCTETNDAISIENLLKQINYILFMSRNNTLRSAECDIINFLFYLKNNLKLNNDVKFFILNIFLHHLTYTKNSENLLNVPLMKFAFEVIYDNLKGKQINEILLKTASEIILRIADKKNEVFLEYLKIYNFKEICSIFNIINKKKEKEKKKKQKKKEKKTNTLKIDNISCNIYILISLLLLSSIHIPEIQDFFSVKYNNTNKGIQILGYMYESLNINIQIICCIILSLLIINKKIIDEDTINKTKMSILLIQNEIQNIKNVDYQLIEIICSKKNIIILNSILEYLLQNKEIEYNLILDSNECLEKYIINDDLFEKDLFYEKKIENADFRNNDIILQFILYIINIGINEFFLLKKNNKYIMKNKLLKMKIRRKEIEREKKLLKQRKKKLKNPKKENNIEKKEDMYTNWDIESVDKSGYENGRKNGKNGKNGKNGKNGKNSKHGKRGKEQYTSESTDSGQSDSSAYSASNNINRKSITTYNKDKDGVINNNNKSGFKNKLEEEEEMKLSESSYISELYSFTSEYENANDSSVDQNKDGEDGHKKDGHKKDGHNKDSHKKDNRNKDSHKKDNRDKDEEGNDDRDSPDKDSFCFGDLDEFKKIVYEDEFSIESASLKDDLEQFENFENFENFENGENDENSENGENGEQFESLSVDSEDEGKENKDRVYKIKEKIKLLKENRKKFARKIRRINEQIILILCNENMISNIYKCAYINNYKIKIYACIILCYIQNIRELITNKHLQNKYIQNKTNVKGNEKRILAITNIGDKFSEDEDTTYHNLYGVNNNIGKYQNNEIYNCGNIENRQNEEINITDNNSAHDPDYKQNYELGINEKVDASPPDSMIIKKNNKYFICSVEQDYYNYIYKFHIINTLLYYLFNDSCFYEHIFYGVKTFINSQSRIMNLNYFKIKNKKNKKKNKKKKKKKKNIQNDTRNDMRNSSRQDQKSDSTSSYSSDENDKENNSITNISKTNKIKNVNKVGSISSLNSSYSDTEKQKCKNKYKKNSIEEDEGRYTTESAHLDNNDNEVGNEANINLSQNKIVPYTESKIYNHINNVFNYVENLKKLGYLNNIIVNLYMDISNKLKKINFEFLFKIIRNKFEEKRKTINNINKLKKKYEHVNIIYNDYIQLQYEYNKCMNIGDKLYDEFEEIEKKRKKLMKNHKIMHLNVSRYRKDLIQIEKTIEETPYIKNCLNEKLNKIKTNILMYKKDKKKLSLFLILHKIYLDNYNYVYTKLKNMDTFIENLELLGNEFEKNMNLIINEFTYLISNDLVLVNLLKDKLNIIINCEDISMLLKKEKFMYSIDYKICNENNLYIINKGTDLFENQDIYYLRNLPNNTNTSNNNNFINTKYVKNTNIDFADQNEAFSSYGDGNNYDEYKNLDNNISDNINLRTTTTNKWGAQSELVHNLDKDGHNDGHNDGHNVDHNDDHNDDHNVSEYYEQTGKNNTTSQYGEYYEQTGKNNTTSQYGEYYEQTGKNNTTSQYGEYYEQTGKNNTTSQYGEYYEQTGKDEVIGEIGEGIEDNENFHGNGNLDDVTILSDDDDDDDNNNEIKNKIDEFNNFKNIGTYGISPEDIKINNDKISQKQFYEILEILKRRRAHIEKITSPENNHIYKNIHKFNNFLNKCGQKIDMCKKLYSKITQKMSTMGTLSMAKKSESIYKFIREWDDKIEALNEEIKLVEAEKDNKEKEIAIQQKKIEKKENEKQEKKEELGMIVAEMYKHNNKLKKMYKRDEKIILLILYNSWFFYHYIYIIYLNTIKLKNYLSYKISIGEMCQASAKYTIMNINSFSELINEQDY